From one Neofelis nebulosa isolate mNeoNeb1 chromosome 4, mNeoNeb1.pri, whole genome shotgun sequence genomic stretch:
- the LOC131508877 gene encoding uncharacterized protein LOC131508877 codes for MFFLSGSALWKSSVLWSPVGPLLSGQRAVLRGGLPVGARSRPTFPRELPGVLLLASPFTRPLGPTARSPGRRNRTSLGPRLGVNGRQPAGSRDRMRRGGCTRQGARRGARGARRAVPSTPWTGRAIGAHHQPRSQPRGRHAGLPSAVSFLSIHPRGSRPASPAMPLPHFIWLPSSPRNLLLRCKENAAGTEENSGPGPSKQSAPFSRHSPALELSALPNWGQPLSDCTIFFAAHPGAEAPAHLAARGESRPGLGVPRSGSQRAAAAEREAEHEWGRGRERGRHRIRSRFQAPSCQEGARHGA; via the exons ATGTTCTTCCTCTCTGGGTCGGCTCTTTGGAAAAGCTCCGTCCTCTGGTCACCAGTAGGTCCTTTGCTGTCTGGCCAGCGCGCTGTGCTCAGAGGCGGGCTTCCCGTGGGCGCACGGTCGCGGCCAACCTTCCCGCGCGAGCTCCCGGGTGTTCTGCTTCTGGCCTCGCCATTCACGAGGCCCCTCGGGCCGACGGCGCGGTCACCCGGACGGCGTAACCGGACGAGCCTCGGCCCGCGGTTAGGGGTGAATGGGCGGCAGCCGGCGGGCTCGAGAGACAGGATGCGCCGAGGAGGATGCACCCGGCAGGGCGCACGGCGCGGCGCGCGCGGAGCTCGGCGCGCGGTGCCTTCAACACCATGGACAGGTCGCGCGATCGGGGCTCACCACCAGCCCCGCAGCCAGCCCCGGGGGCGTCATGCCGGTCTCCCCAGCGCAGTCTCCTTCCTGAGTATCCACCCGAGAGGTTCCAGACCCGCCTCTCCCGCGATGCCTCTGCCTCACTTCATCTGGCTCCCAAGTAGCCCCAGGAACCTGCTGCTCAGGTGCAAAGAAAATGCTGCAGGCACCGAGGAAAACAGCGGTCCCGGCCCTTCAAAACAATCCGCCCCCTTCTCCCGCCACAGCCCGGCACTGGAGCTGTCTGCTCTGCCCAACTGGGGTCAGCCGCTCTCAGACTGCACCATTTTCTTCGCAGCCCACCCAGGAGCCGAGGCGCCGGCTCACTTGGCGGCGCGCGGAGAATCCCGTCCGGGCCTCGGCGTCCCGCGATCAGGCTCCCAGCGCGCGGCGGCCGCCGAG agagaggcagagcatgaatgggggaggggcagagagagaggaagacacagaatccgaagcaggttccaggctccaagctgtcaggaaggagcccgacacggggcttga